The DNA sequence AAGAGCTGCAGTTGTACCAGATGATCATGGATTACCGTACCGAAAACGGACTGTCCGAAATCCCGCTGTCATTTGATCTGACGCTGGTGGCAGGGCGCCATACACTGGACACAACCGAGAATATCTGGGCCGAGGGTGTTACCCTGCCAGAGGGCGCTAACCTGCACAGTTGGTCGGATGCATTCTATTATGGTGATCACCGCGCGCCTGAAATCATGTGGGAAGCGCCCGAGAGACTGGGCACCGATTACCCCGGCTTTGGCTTTGAGATTTCGGCAGCGGGATATCGCAGCATAGAGGATGCATTGGCCGGATGGCAAACGTCGTCCGGGCACAACGAAGTGATCCTGAACCAGGGGATTTGGGCAGATACCGACTGGAACGCGATCGGCGTTGGTGTGGAGCTGAGCGGGAGTGGTGGCGGATTTTTTGGGGGCCGTGCCTATCACGTCTGGTTTGGCCGCGAGATGGACACAAAGGCGCCCTTGACCCTTGGCACCGATGCAAGCGAACTCATCACAGGGAGTGATTTTATAGATAGGCTGCTGGCAGGTGGTGGGGACGACACTGTGATGGGTGGTGATGGTGCGGACACGATCAATGGCGGTGATGGTGCGGATGTGCTGTACGGCGGCGAGACGGCGCAAGATTTGCGCGATGTCATCTTTGGTGGTGCGGGCAATGACAGTATCGAGGGAGGGTACGGCAATGACGCCCTGCGCGGCGACGGCGGCAATGATACCATTGCAGGCAGTTTTGGTGCCGATACGGTCATTGGCGGAGAAGGAGACGACCAGCTCACCGGTTCTGCTTTTGGGGATCTGCTGTTCGGCTCTGGCGGTGATGATTTCATAAATGGCGGTTTTGGCTCTGATTTGGTGAATGGTGGTAATGGTGCAGACGAGTTTTTCCACATCGGCATCGCCAACCATGGGTCTGACTGGATACAGGATTATGATGCCGCGCAAGGCGATGTGCTGGTCTTCGGGAATGAAGATGCGACCGGCGCCCAGTTCCAGATCAACGAGGCTGTGACCGAAGGGTCGGGCGCAGATGACGTATCAGAGGCATTTGTTATCTACCGTCCCACTGGCCAAATCATGTGGGCGCTTGTCGACGGCATGGGACAAGACAGCATCAATATCCAAATTGACGGTCAGCTTTATGATCTGGTGGGTTGATGTGACACCGCCTTGAATACATACAAAAACACCGTGCTGTTATTGCCCTGCCGCGATCATTTTTCATAAGATGCCTTCACTTGTGTGGGTGTTCTTGGGTGCGCCGAATGTGGCATGCATAGAGGCTATGGTGCCCAAAAAAGGGGTTTTACATGGATTTCTTCGAGCGTAACGGCGATCTGGTTGCCAGCAATGATGTCTATTCCCTCACAGGGAGGGAGGCAGAAGAGCGCTGGAATTTCGAGGTAAGTCTCGGGACACCTGTGGTGGTCAGCTATTCGTTTCCCACGCAGGCTGCTCCCTATGATAATTTTTCGGGTGCGCAAAACGGTTTTGACGGGTTTTCGGCAGCGCATGCCGTCCATGCGCGCACGGCTCTTGATGCATGGGCCGCCACATCGGGCATTACCTTTGTAGAGGTGCCAGCGGATGCGGGTGGCGATATCACCTTTGGATTTCTTGACATGGAAGGGCAGTTCACCGACGACGGATTTTCGATCGCTGGCTTTGCGTATTATCCCGAAACCTACAGTCAATCGCGCAACGGCATCTCTGAGTATGTGACCTTTCACGACGGCATTGGCGGTGACATTTTTCTGGACCGCGACGATTATTTTTGGCGGGCCTCAACAATCGCACCGGGTGTCGATGGCTACCGCGTTTTGCAGCACGAGATTGGTCACGCGCTCGGCCTGAGCCACCCGTTTGACGAGGAGCCGATCATTCAGCCGGGTCACGACAACAGTGGCTACACTATTATGCCCTATAACCGCACGAGGAGCGAAACGCAGCTTGGCACAGTCGACCGTGAGGCGATGGAGCTGCTGTATGGAGCGCCATTGCAATCGTTGGAGGCGGTGTGGGATGCGGATACGGCCACGATGCAAATTACTGGTACAGACGAGGATGATATCCTGCTGGGGTCACATCTGGATGATGTGCTGGACGGCGGTGCGGGCAATGACATCCTGTTGGCAGACGGTGGACGCAATATCTTGTTGGGTGGTGGCGAGAATGACAGGTTTGTTGCCGACACGGGCACCCACCTCATTAACGGGGGCGCCGGGGCTTCTGACAAGGTTTTGATCACCGACTATTATGATCTGAGCGCGCTGTCGGGCGCGCAGGGGCGGATCGTTTATGATGGCTTTGATGCTGTTGTTGAGATGGAGGACGTTGAGGAAATCTGGTTCGACACCCGTATCTTTGGCGGTTCGCTCACTATCCGCAGTACACTGGATTTGTTTGGCGCGCCCACGCCCAAGCAGAACGGCGCAGCGGCCAATGATGTGCTGACAGGGACTGATGCGCGTGACTGGTTGGGGGGGGCGCAACGGCAATGATATCCTTCAGGGCGGTCTTAGCAATGACACCTTGAGTGGCAACAATGGAAACGACCAGTTGTTTGGTGGCGATGGCAATGACGAGATGTATGGCGGTGCGGGCAATGACCTTTTGGAGGGTGGCTATAACCACGACTATGTTGACGGGGGTGTTGGGGCCGATACACTGATCGGTGGCGACGGCAATGACGAGATCACGGGCGGCGCTTCTGACGCTGATCTGCGCGATGTAGTCTTTGGCGGCGACGGCGATGACACTATCGATGGCGGTTATGGTAACGACGAGCTGCGCGGCGATGCGGGCAACGACCAGCTTGCCGGCGGGTTTGGTGCTGATACGCTGATCGGTGGCGCGGGCGATGACACCATGAGCGGTGCGGCGCTGGGGGACCAGCTGTTCGGCGGTGATGGCGATGATTTCATCAATGGCGGTTTCGGCTTTGACCGGATGAACGGGGGGACCGGCGCGGATGATTTCTTCCACCTCGGGATCGCCAGCCACGGTGCGGACTGGATACAGGATTATAACAGCGCCGAGGGGGACCTGCTGGTGCTGGGGAATGTCAGTGCGACCCGCACCCAGTTCCAGATCAACGAGGCCTTCACTCCCGGTGCAGGCGATGCGGATGTGGCGGATGCGTTCATCATCTTCCGCCCCACGGGCCAGATTGTCTGGGCACTGGTGGACGGCATGGGCCAAGACGAAATCAACCTGCAAATCGGTGGCGATGTGTTTGATCTAATGGTGTAAGATCCAGTGCAGCCCCTGAAATTGTGATCCGCAAGCACAAGGTCAGGGAAGACAAGACGATAAAAATACGGTATGATGATTTGGGTTTTGACCGGTCTGTGAGTGCCGCGTATAAATGTACGACTAGTTAGCGAAAAAAGGAATATTGTATGCCTTTTAAAGCATTGATAAATAATTTTTTTTACCAAAAGGTAGCTATACCTTGTTTCGCGATGATGACGGGTTTTAAGCCATCGACATCACTTCTATTTTCGAGGACGGGACCACCATTTGGGGGGGGGCTGAGCACATATATCCTTTCTGAGATCGGGGTGACACGCTCAATATCATTATTACTCCCTATTGGGTGGGTGTAGACACGCGCACCAAGGGGGGTGGATTTGTCTATTACACCGACAATGTTGCCCTCGATACCATTGTGGTGACGTGGGAAGACGTCTGATACTTTAATGCATACTCTGACAAGGTTGGACCTGTCACGGTTTGATGCCGCTCCTTTGATAGCATTTATTGCAGCAAAGGAGACGAACTATGGGAACGAAACGAACGGACGAGTTTCGCGCTGATGCAGTGCGGACCGCACTGACCAGCGGGCTGACACGCAAATAGATTGCATCTGATTTAGGGGTTGGGCTTTCGACGCTGAACCAGTGGGTGACCGCGCATCGTGACACCGACGTTGTGTCGGACAAGGATCTGGACCTCGCCCGTGAAAACGAGCGACTTTGACGGGAGAACCTTATTTTCAAGGAGGAGAAGGATATTCTAGAAAAGGGTCGTCATTGATTGCGCCATTGGTTCGAGCAACAATGGCGACGCCTTCTTCGCGAGCCAAAAACCATGAGGTTCCGGTTCATCCATTGCCCGGCAGTCGAAACGAAGTTTAGATGAGAGGGGAAGAGCATGGCTGCGAATTCCCGACCAACCGCCTTTGCCAGGTCAGCGAACGTGGCCTGCGCGCGTTTCGCAGCCGCCCGGCCAGCCAAAGGCAGCGGACCGACATGGTTGTTCTTGCACACATCAAGGAACTGGAACGCCTTGTCACCGAACGCGCACCAGATTTGATGGCGTCGCATGGGATAGCGACACTGACAATCGCTGAGATGTTGATCCTCGTTGGCGACGATCCCACCCGCATTCGTTCAGAGGCAGCATTTGCAAAACTCTGCGGTGTTTGTCCAATTCCGGCATCGAGTGGCAAAACACACCGTTTCCGGCTGAACCGAGGCGGTAATCGACAGGCCAACGCAGCACTCTATCGTGTCGCCATCGTCAGAATGCGAAGCCACGAACTAACCCTAGCCTATGTCAAGAAACGCACGAAAGACGGGAAGAGCAAAAGCGAGATCATTAGATGCCTAAAACGCTACATCGTCCGCGAAATCTACAGCCAGCTCTGTGTGCCGAAAACAACTCAAATCACCGCTTGACGAATACAGGAGCTTCAACGCAGCTGCCGAGACATTCTGCAAAACAATCAAGGCTGAGCTGATCTGGCGCCAGCCTTGGCCAACGCGACGGGCAGCAGAGATGGCAATCTTCAACTACATAAACGGCTTCTACAATCCGCGCCGAAGGCATTCAGCCTTAGGCTGGAAAAGCCCCGTCGCTTTCGAAAGGAAAGTGGCTTAAACGAGCACTTGGGGCGGCACTAAAACGCGACAGGTCCAATCCACCTTAACAACTGGTCCGAATTTCCGCGACCACCTCTAATAATGCTGACGCACCCAATGTTTAAGTGTCTGTCTGGCCCAGCCGTTGTAACTCACGTGCGCGCCTTTGGCCTGCGCGGCCCATGGCGATCATCTGTCCTCGTGAGGCCTCTAGGGCGAGGATGGCACGGACCACACTGCCTGTATCATCTGCAGGCACAACAAAGCCGGTTTCGCCCGATTTGACCAATACAGCAGGTGTGCCGCGGTCATATGTGATGACAGCGCGGGCTGCGGCCATTGCCTCCATCACGGTGCGGCCAAATGATTCCGTGAAATGCGATAGGCTTAACACGATGTCGGCCTGCGCAATCGCCTCGACGGGCGATGCGCTGTAGCCGCGAAATTCGATGTTGTCGGGCCAGGGGCGCAGCAGGTGCAGATCACGGGTTGGCGGCCCGATGAGCAAAAAGCGAATAGGCCGTCCGGATTGTTTGACCTCATGGGCGATTTTTATGAAGTCGGCAATGCCCTTTTTGAGGATATTACTGCTTATGAGAGCCACATTCAGGGTGTTTCCCGGATGGTGAGCTAGATAGAATAGATCGGTATTGACTGAATTGGGGCGGATTTGAGTGCGATCGGGCGCATCCAGCCATTGCGCCAAAATGGGAGAGTTCACGACAAAGCGGTCGGCCTGCTCCAGTATTTGAGTGCGCAGCCGTTCTGGTGTGATGGACAGGGTGCGGCAGAGTGCGGCATCCTCATGGGGCATCTCGCGGATGTGTAAAATGCTTTCGACCCCTTCGGCCCGCGCGGCGACAAGCGGGATATCTTGCACCAGCGTATTCACATGGATTTGTTGCGGGGCGATGCCACGGATGAGCGCGCGCACCCGTGACACGGTTTCGGGATCGGGTAGACGCCATCCGTTGAACGGCAATTGGGGCAGCACCTGAACATAGGCCGTTATCGGCTGCAGGCGGGCGAGATAGTCGCGGTTGCGCAGGGAGGGCAGCACAACCACAGGTACCAGACCGCGCTTGACCATACGGGTAATGACATCAATCAGGCTGCGTTCTGCGCCAAACAGGGTGGACCCTGCGGCATGGCCAAAAACCATGACCCGCGGCTGCTCCGGCGGGGCGTCCTTGAGGGCACCGTCGAACCGAGGGAGAGGGTCATGGCCAGCATCAGCCCCCGTCTCGTGCCAATGTTGGAGGGGGACAGTTTCGTCGGGGAGGTTGTGTGCGATCTTGTAGGCACCGGTAGCAAAATGCGGACCTGTATCGCGATCCTCGGCAGCACCTCCCTCCAGATAGTGCCGGACGGGATCAATATCGGCTGTCAAGACATCCGCATGGGCCAGCCAGTACCAGTGCGGATCAAACAGATCGCTGCGCGTCAGAATATCATAAGCTGTTTCAGGACCGTCTAGGTCCCCGACGCCAATCTGGGCGGGGATGCGGAACGGGCGCTGATCCGGTTTTTCGGGCATGTACAGGTCGTCGGGTGTTGCAGCCTGCCGGTGCCAGTTGAATGCGGCATTCATATAATTGCGCCGCAGCCCGTGAAACTGGGTGCGCAAATGTGTGGCGGTTTGCCCTGTGAGGGATCTGGTACTGGTCCGGCCGAAAGCAAGCGGCAGCCCGGGATGTACTTCGTGCAGGCTGGCAGGGCCGAATGCGCGCATGATGCGGTAGTAATATTCTGTATCGGCGTTGGCACGGGTGCGGTCCCAATATCCCAAAGTGTCGCGCACCGAACTGCGGATCATGAGAGAGGACACATTGCGGTGGACCCAGCCGTGATCAATGCGCCACGCGCTCATATCGATACCCTCGGAGACACGGACCCAATGGGACAGGCTGCCCATAAGGCTGTCATCGTCAAGCAGGGGGGTGATCTGGGCCTCGAGCTTTTGTGGGTGGGACCAGTCATCGGCATCATGCACGGTTATGAAATCACCCGTGGCCGCCGCCATCCCGGCATTGCGGGCAGGGTAGGCGCCCTGATTTTGACCTGTCTCGATGACACGGATGCGGGGGTCTGATGCGGCTCTATTAACGACGATTTTTACCGTATCATCCGTGGAGCCATCATCAACGATGATGATTTCCAGGTTTTTCCAGCTTTGTGCGCACAGCCCGTCAAGAGCATGATCAATACCCGCCGCACCGTTAAATACGGGCATGATCACGCTGATCAGGGGGCCGTCGGGGGCGGGCGGCGTGGCATGTGAAGTGAGGCGGTCAAACAGAGATTCCTTGCTATCCGATAGAGCAACGGTGGACAGGGCAGTTTCCTTGTATAGAGCCGCTAAATGCGCTTCCAACGTTGTATGATCGCCGCCTTTGGCACGTGCCAGGCATAGTGTGGCGAGATCAAGATCAGCATGAGCAGGGTGCTGATCGCGCGCATTTTTCAAATGATATGCTGCGCGCTCGACTCTGCCTGTGATAAGGCTGAGGTGAATAGCCAACAGCGCTGGACCAGGGTGAGAGATGATCTGCTGTCCCTCTGGGTGATCGTGAAATATCTCTATCGCATTATAGGCGTCTTCTGGGGCGCACCTACCATAGAGCCAGCGCGCAAGAACCCATCCGGCCACGGCGGTTTCATGTGCGGGACCTATGGCGATAAGGTTATGGAGTGCCGGTAAAGCAATTTCCGAGAAGCCACGCCAGAGCATGTGATCGAGTTTAAGAGCCTGCACTGGGGCACCAAGGCGGCCCTCTTTGCCGCCAATCGTTCGGTAATGCTCCCAGGGGTGCATACCTGAGGCCTGCACATCCGCATTCGAGAGCAGATACCAGTCGGCGTCAAAATCCGAAAACTTCAGGGGTATTGCCGCCTGCATTTTGGCACCTTTATTCGACAGGATGCGCTGCGCGCCCTTCAGCTTTGCCAAATTGGATATAGTGTAGAAGGGCCGGTGCCCCGTTTTCTGTCACATCCGGATTGGCCAAATGATATTTCAGGCTGTCAAAATGGGGGCTGGGATTGCGTAGCTCATAAAGACCGTTCTGCACAAAGTGTCTCAATGGATCCTGATCTGCGATGTCAGGGTAGGTTGCTTTGTACCACTCGGCATCAAATAAATTGGAAGCAGCAACGAGTTCGTTGTCAGAGAGTAGTTTTGTGCGCGCTGCTTTGTAACTACGCACGGCCAAACGGTTGCTCAGTGCTTTGTTCAGGTTATCGTGGGCGCGTTTGAGTTTGTTGATCAAATTCTGATGCGCCTGTGTGACATTGAGTGTGCGGGCAAGCTCATTTGATGCCTGCTCTTTTTGTTGCAGTAGGTTCCCCAGCTCGGCAATCTCAGACTGACGCTGCGTGCTTATGGCTTCGTTCTGGCTCTGAAGGCTGCTGTTCTGAGCGCGCAGCGCGCCAATTTCTTCGCCCATAATGGCAAGTTCGGTGTCATTTGTCGCAGACGCCTCTTCGAGACGTCTTGTGACGGCCTTTTCCTGGGCTTTATATTTATCGCGCTCTTTTGTCACTGCGCTGAGCTTCGCGTCACTTTTGTCTTGAAGTGTTTTTAATCGGTGCTGGGCGCCAAGCAGGTTGGTTTTCGCTTTTTCCGTGATGCGTTCGCATTCTTTTTTCAAAGAATCCCGCTCTTTCACCAGCTTTGTGCATCGCTCTTCAAGTTCTGCCAATTTCTTTTGGGCCTCTTGTGCATGCTCTTTCTTTTCGGTTTCCATCTGGGCCAATTTTGCTCCGAGAAGAGTGATATCTTCAAAGCGCGCATCCAGTTTGTTTTGGAGTTTTTCTAACTGTTCCGTTTGTGTCGCAACACTGGTTTGGGTGTGCTCGGTGGTCTGGGAACCGATTGCATTTTGCAGGTTGAGAGTGCTGCGTGCAATTTCGCCCATGCGCATGAAGACAGTGCGCACAGTGCTGTAACCGCGCTGGCCAACCTTCATTTGACACAGGCGGTTCAACTGCTCCGGGGCCTTATTGCCGCAGAGCGCCATAACGACGCTCTTGGTTGCATCAAGAACAAAATACCCTTCACCTTGCGTTAGTTGGCGCGAAAAATCGGTGATCCCGGTGCCGCCTCCAACAAAGAGAATGGCTCCCCGATCGGACATTTTTGATATCCAGATCTGTTCTAGTGTGGTCCGAAGGCTATCGGTGAGGGCGACGTTTATGATCAATAAATCAATCTCGGCATTACCAAGAACATCTGTCACAGCTTCATTAGGACCAGATGTAAGGATTGCAAAATCACCATACTCCATGGCGTTCTGCGTCTCAATTTTGCTGAGATCCGGTGCTGGACCTGCGTCATTTAGAGGTTCATGGCCAAAACACATGCCATCCAGACTCAGTTTGTCGTACCCCTGACATACTGCAAAATGAGGGACTGGATCTGCGACGCCGAGTGTGACTGTAATTTGTGGGCGTAATGTTTCGGTAAGCCAGAACACAAAGGGAGTGAATTCAAGCGATTTGGACTCTGCGAGATGGCGCAGCCGCCAGAACAAAGAAGGTCGAGCAACAGGTGCCAGTGTGTCAAAATCGTAATTTTGCACATTGGTTTGAGAGGTCGTGCGCGTCACGGAGTTGGTCATGTGGTTTGGTATCCAGCGGGTGTATGGTTAGGTCGCTCGGTGCAGGCTGTGGGCTGTTTTCAGAGCGCTTTGTTGCGTATTCGAGTAGAGCGGATACCTAAGGGTTTTACGCCAGTCCATCAAGGGTCAATCTGGCAGGCCGCTGCTGCGCCACCGTAATTGTATCTGATTTCTAGGGTTGGCTCTTTAACACGATTGGCATGCCTACTAGAAACAACGATGTAGAGCTGTTATATTTTGAAAATCTGTTGAGCGAGAATATTAACCACGATGGGTATCATTGAAGATAGGGCTGTCAATATCTGCTCAGCAGTGCAAAATTTGGTTGCTCTCGACAGAGAAGCTTCTGCACGCGAACTGATCGAGTATGCGCTACCTGCTGGCGGGAGCCGTTTCTATAATACGAGCTTTGCCCTCAGCGCAGTTGACAGTAAATCTGCAAAGGTCGCGACCTTGATCAAGGAACGCCTTGATGTGCTGTCAAAATCTAGTGCTGACCGCACCTTTTTGAATGAGTACGCCCAGAAAATATCGCTACTAGAGGCTGATGAGTTCAATTCACCTGTGTCCTATCTGGACCAGATTGCGCAGGCCGGTTTTGAAGGCTGCGATGTTCTGATTTATGCTGACATAGATCTCAATACCGTCGACGGATCTGCAATCTGGTTGGCCTCAATGGCAAAAATTGCGGCGTGCGATGGGCAGGTTATTTTGCTCTCTAAGTCGCGGATCAAGCGGACGACTGTGATCGAGCCGTTGATATCAGATCCCAATGTTCTGATCCTGACACCAGCACATTTTGGCCACGCTGGCGATCAGATGGCCCTGAGCATCTGTGTAGAGCATTTGCGCAGTCTCGACCATGCATTGCCGCGGTTGCGTCGTCTGGTGTTGCGCGGCATGGCAGGAGCCTTAAAAGTATTTGAAACTCGGCAGTTCTATAAGCGCGCTCTGATCTATCTGACCGATATTTACAGCCATACAGACAAAGGCATCGAAATGCGGCCGGGTGCTCGGCGCAATGTTGATATGTTGGCCCGCCAATCAGCAGGATTCCTGGCCCAGACGGAAGAAATTGCCGCTGTCCTGCGCGGTATGACAAACGTGCCTGTTCCGGTTGAGCTATTGCCGCCGCCTGTGTCTGAAGGGTTGCTTGAGGGTGCCGGATCCCGCCTTGTAAAAGACGTACCGGCGACAGGTCCGATCAAGATCGGATATGCAGGTAAAATTGCCCCGCAATGGGGCATCTTGGATCTGGCAGAATGGGTGGCGCGGGCGCAAGCGGGTGGTCTTAATATAGAGTTGGTTATTATCGGCGATAAACTAAGCGGAGCGCTGACCGCAGCGGAAAATGCCGAATTCAAGCACAAAATTGATGCGGCGCTGGCGCGCGTCGGTGCAAGGCGTCTGGGTGCGCTCGACCGTAAGACAACGCTTGCCGAGATGGCGCAAATGGATTTTGCATGGTGCTGGCGGCCCGCGGCCTTCGAAGAGCATACCTTGGAGCTGTCGACCAAAATGGTTGAAGGTGTGATATCGGGCCAGCGTTGCATCGCGTTTCCCAGCCCGATCAATGCCAGAGTTCTGGGTGCTGATTATCCGTTCTTTGTGAGCAATTATGGTGATTTCAAAGCCATGTTGATGGCGGATCGTGTGGCGTGTTCCGAGGGCCTCAGACAGGTGTTGTACAACAGGCACGCCATTCCGAGGATCAGTGAGCGTCTGAGCGACAGCCTGCGCCCTCCCAAGCTGTTTTTAAACCCCAAAACGGTCGGGTTTGCGGGCCATGATTTCAAATTCCTGTATCCGTATTATTCACAGCTAAAAGCCGATGGCGTGCCGTGCTATCTGGATCCGTGGGAATGGGGTGCGATCGGGGACGAGGACGTATCGCGGCGTGTTCTTGCGGCCAGTGACATCATTTTTTGTGAATGGGGACTGGCCAATGCGGTGTGGTATGCGGATCACGTGCCCGACGATAAAAAGCTGGTGGTGCGGATGCATGCGCAAGAGGTGCGGCCAACGGCAATGCGGTTTGGCCGGGCGCTCGGTCATGGGCGTGTGGATAGCTTTGTTTTTGTGACGGAGTTTGTGCGCGACAAGGCTGTTGAGCTGTTTGGCATAGACCGCGGCAAAACCACTATTTTGCCGAATTTTGTGCTGGATACCGAATTTTTGCCAGAGCCGAAATTTACCGACTGCTCTGTTGTACGGTTGGGAATGGTTGGCATTATTCCGTCTCTCAAGCGGTTTGACCGGGCACTGGACCTGCTGGAGCTGTTGCTGGAGCAGGGCGTGCAGGCGTCTTTGTCTGTGAAAGGTCCTCGCCCTGAAACCTTGGCCTATATGCACAGCGGTCACCGTCTCAAGGAGCTTGAAATATATCACGATATATATCCCCGTTTTGAAGAAGGTGGCCTTTTGCACGGGCATGTCTATTTTGAGGATTGGGGGAATGATGTTGCGCAGTTTTACAGTGGTATTGATGTGATCTTGTCACCCAGTGACACTGAGAGTTTCCATTATGCTTTGGCGGATGGTGTCCTGTCTGGATGTTTCCCGGTTGTCTGGCCATGGGAGGCGGCAGACCGTGTTTATACACCCGACTGGATTGTCTCTGATGTGGTTTCGGGAGCTGCGAGAATAAATGGCATGCTTGGAAAGAGCAGCGTAGAGCAACAAAAAATTGCGGCTTCTAACCGTCGGCTGATTGTCGATCGCTATGGACATCGTTCCATTTTTAAGGGGCTGGACACTGCTATTTTTGATACTTAATACTCTGAAAAGCATGGCTAGCCGGTGCTAGAGTGTGGTTTCGTGCTCAAAACGGATCGATATGTACATTAGATTGAACTGGAGATCAGGCAGACCATGCAAGTTAAGCAACCCTGTAAAATTCACCTTCTTGCAGCCGCGCGGCCCAATTTTGTAAAAATTGCACCCCTGTATATGGTGCTCAAAGAACAAAGCTGGTGTGAGCCTGAGATTATATATATTGCCCAGCATCCGCCGGGACCGATGACAACCAGCATTGCCGAAGAACTGG is a window from the Sulfitobacter donghicola DSW-25 = KCTC 12864 = JCM 14565 genome containing:
- a CDS encoding matrixin family metalloprotease, which produces MDFFERNGDLVASNDVYSLTGREAEERWNFEVSLGTPVVVSYSFPTQAAPYDNFSGAQNGFDGFSAAHAVHARTALDAWAATSGITFVEVPADAGGDITFGFLDMEGQFTDDGFSIAGFAYYPETYSQSRNGISEYVTFHDGIGGDIFLDRDDYFWRASTIAPGVDGYRVLQHEIGHALGLSHPFDEEPIIQPGHDNSGYTIMPYNRTRSETQLGTVDREAMELLYGAPLQSLEAVWDADTATMQITGTDEDDILLGSHLDDVLDGGAGNDILLADGGRNILLGGGENDRFVADTGTHLINGGAGASDKVLITDYYDLSALSGAQGRIVYDGFDAVVEMEDVEEIWFDTRIFGGSLTIRSTLDLFGAPTPKQNGAAANDVLTGTDARDWLGGAQRQ
- a CDS encoding calcium-binding protein, with product MTGWGGRNGNDILQGGLSNDTLSGNNGNDQLFGGDGNDEMYGGAGNDLLEGGYNHDYVDGGVGADTLIGGDGNDEITGGASDADLRDVVFGGDGDDTIDGGYGNDELRGDAGNDQLAGGFGADTLIGGAGDDTMSGAALGDQLFGGDGDDFINGGFGFDRMNGGTGADDFFHLGIASHGADWIQDYNSAEGDLLVLGNVSATRTQFQINEAFTPGAGDADVADAFIIFRPTGQIVWALVDGMGQDEINLQIGGDVFDLMV
- a CDS encoding glycosyltransferase; protein product: MQAAIPLKFSDFDADWYLLSNADVQASGMHPWEHYRTIGGKEGRLGAPVQALKLDHMLWRGFSEIALPALHNLIAIGPAHETAVAGWVLARWLYGRCAPEDAYNAIEIFHDHPEGQQIISHPGPALLAIHLSLITGRVERAAYHLKNARDQHPAHADLDLATLCLARAKGGDHTTLEAHLAALYKETALSTVALSDSKESLFDRLTSHATPPAPDGPLISVIMPVFNGAAGIDHALDGLCAQSWKNLEIIIVDDGSTDDTVKIVVNRAASDPRIRVIETGQNQGAYPARNAGMAAATGDFITVHDADDWSHPQKLEAQITPLLDDDSLMGSLSHWVRVSEGIDMSAWRIDHGWVHRNVSSLMIRSSVRDTLGYWDRTRANADTEYYYRIMRAFGPASLHEVHPGLPLAFGRTSTRSLTGQTATHLRTQFHGLRRNYMNAAFNWHRQAATPDDLYMPEKPDQRPFRIPAQIGVGDLDGPETAYDILTRSDLFDPHWYWLAHADVLTADIDPVRHYLEGGAAEDRDTGPHFATGAYKIAHNLPDETVPLQHWHETGADAGHDPLPRFDGALKDAPPEQPRVMVFGHAAGSTLFGAERSLIDVITRMVKRGLVPVVVLPSLRNRDYLARLQPITAYVQVLPQLPFNGWRLPDPETVSRVRALIRGIAPQQIHVNTLVQDIPLVAARAEGVESILHIREMPHEDAALCRTLSITPERLRTQILEQADRFVVNSPILAQWLDAPDRTQIRPNSVNTDLFYLAHHPGNTLNVALISSNILKKGIADFIKIAHEVKQSGRPIRFLLIGPPTRDLHLLRPWPDNIEFRGYSASPVEAIAQADIVLSLSHFTESFGRTVMEAMAAARAVITYDRGTPAVLVKSGETGFVVPADDTGSVVRAILALEASRGQMIAMGRAGQRRARELQRLGQTDT